In one Gemmatimonas sp. genomic region, the following are encoded:
- the fusA gene encoding elongation factor G, producing the protein MPRTTPLEHYRNIGIMAHIDAGKTTTTERILYYTGKSHKIGEVHDGAATMDWMEQEQERGITITSAATTCFWQRHGQSDTKGDGPEYRINIIDTPGHVDFTVEVQRSLRVLDGAVTLLDSVAGVEPQTETVWRQADGYAVPRMIFANKMDRVGANFERCVAMIHDRLSKSAQPLQLPVGSGELFTGHLDVIERKQYIFDEQTLGKTFTVTDIPAEFHDAVEEARHKLIDTVVEYDEALMEKYLAGEELSVAEIRKAIRIATCAGKFIPILCGASFKNKGVQALLDAVIDYLPAPLDVPAIKGHLPHQDETFVECPVTDDAPFAGLAFKIATDPFVGKLTFFRCYSGVLTSGSYVYNSTKDKRERVGRLLQMHANKREEIPEVRCGDIAAAIGLKDTRTGDTMCTEDAPIILEAMKFPAPVIDVAIEPKTKADQDKLAIALQKLAEEDPTFRVRSDPETGQTIIAGMGELHLEIIVDRMQREFKVDANVGRPQVAYRETIKKRVEKIEGKFIRQSGGKGQYGHVVINMEPSEPGQGFVFEDKVVGGVIPREFIGPTEAGIKEALDTGVLAGYPVVDIKVQLVYGSYHDVDSSEMAFKIAGSMAFKEAARLANPCLLEPVMKVEVVCPEAYMGDVLGDLSSRRGKIGGMTQRGEAQVISASVPLSEMFGYSTKLRSMSQGRAVYSMEFALYEEVPKSKAEEIISKVKA; encoded by the coding sequence ATGCCGCGTACGACCCCGCTCGAGCACTATCGCAACATCGGCATCATGGCCCACATCGATGCCGGTAAGACCACGACCACTGAGCGCATCCTCTATTACACGGGGAAGTCGCACAAGATTGGTGAAGTCCATGACGGCGCCGCCACGATGGACTGGATGGAGCAGGAACAGGAGCGCGGCATCACGATCACGTCGGCCGCGACGACCTGCTTCTGGCAGCGCCATGGGCAGAGCGATACGAAGGGCGACGGTCCTGAGTATCGCATCAACATCATCGACACGCCGGGCCACGTGGACTTCACCGTCGAAGTGCAGCGCTCGCTGCGCGTGCTCGACGGCGCCGTCACGCTCCTCGACTCCGTCGCCGGCGTAGAGCCGCAGACGGAAACGGTATGGCGCCAGGCCGACGGTTACGCCGTGCCGCGCATGATCTTCGCGAACAAGATGGATCGCGTCGGTGCCAATTTCGAACGTTGCGTGGCGATGATCCACGACCGGTTGTCCAAGAGCGCCCAGCCGCTCCAGCTGCCAGTGGGTTCAGGCGAGCTGTTCACCGGTCACCTCGATGTCATCGAACGCAAGCAGTACATCTTCGACGAGCAGACGCTCGGCAAGACGTTCACCGTCACTGATATCCCGGCCGAGTTCCATGACGCCGTGGAAGAAGCCCGTCACAAGCTGATCGACACGGTGGTCGAGTACGACGAAGCGCTGATGGAGAAGTACCTCGCCGGTGAAGAGCTGTCCGTTGCCGAGATCCGCAAGGCGATCCGCATCGCGACGTGCGCTGGCAAGTTCATCCCGATCCTGTGCGGCGCCTCGTTCAAGAACAAGGGTGTGCAGGCGCTGCTCGATGCCGTGATCGACTACTTGCCGGCGCCGCTCGACGTGCCCGCCATCAAGGGGCATCTGCCGCACCAGGACGAAACGTTCGTCGAGTGCCCGGTCACGGACGACGCGCCGTTTGCCGGCCTCGCCTTCAAGATTGCCACCGACCCGTTCGTCGGCAAGCTGACGTTCTTCCGTTGCTACTCGGGCGTGCTCACCTCCGGCTCGTACGTCTACAACAGCACGAAGGACAAGCGCGAGCGTGTCGGTCGTCTGCTGCAGATGCACGCCAACAAGCGTGAAGAAATCCCCGAAGTGCGTTGCGGCGACATCGCCGCCGCGATCGGCCTGAAGGACACGCGTACCGGCGACACCATGTGCACGGAAGACGCGCCGATCATCCTCGAAGCGATGAAGTTCCCGGCCCCCGTCATCGACGTCGCGATCGAGCCGAAGACGAAGGCGGACCAGGACAAGTTGGCGATCGCCCTGCAGAAGCTGGCTGAAGAAGATCCGACGTTCCGCGTGCGCTCCGACCCGGAAACGGGTCAGACGATCATCGCCGGCATGGGTGAGCTGCACCTCGAGATCATCGTCGACCGTATGCAGCGCGAGTTCAAGGTCGATGCGAACGTGGGTCGCCCGCAGGTGGCCTACCGCGAAACGATCAAGAAGCGCGTCGAAAAGATCGAAGGCAAGTTCATCCGTCAGTCGGGTGGTAAGGGTCAGTACGGCCATGTGGTCATCAACATGGAGCCGAGCGAGCCTGGTCAGGGCTTCGTGTTCGAAGACAAGGTCGTTGGTGGTGTGATTCCTCGTGAATTCATCGGCCCGACCGAAGCGGGTATCAAGGAAGCGCTGGATACGGGTGTCCTCGCGGGCTACCCGGTGGTGGACATCAAGGTGCAGCTGGTGTACGGCTCGTACCACGATGTCGACTCGTCCGAAATGGCGTTCAAAATCGCTGGCTCGATGGCATTCAAGGAAGCGGCGCGTCTCGCGAATCCGTGTCTCCTTGAGCCGGTGATGAAGGTCGAGGTCGTGTGCCCGGAAGCGTACATGGGCGACGTCCTCGGTGACCTGTCCTCGCGTCGCGGCAAGATCGGCGGCATGACGCAGCGCGGCGAGGCGCAGGTGATCTCGGCGAGTGTCCCACTTTCCGAGATGTTCGGTTACTCGACCAAGCTGCGCAGCATGTCGCAGGGGCGAGCGGTCTACTCGATGGAGTTCGCACTCTACGAGGAAGTGCCGAAGTCGAAGGCCGAAGAGATCATCAGCAAGGTGAAGGCGTAA
- the tuf gene encoding elongation factor Tu: MGKAKFERNKPHVNVGTIGHVDHGKTTTTAALTKISAETYGTKYIPYDEVAKASESQGRRDSTKIMTIATSHVEYETVNRHYAHVDCPGHADYVKNMITGAAQMDGAILVVSAVDGPMPQTREHILLARQVNVPSVLVFLNKCDLVEDEELLDLVELEVRELLSKYNYPGDDAPVIRGSAINAINGDPKWVAEFMKLFEALDNYIPQPMREVDKPFLLPVEDVFSITGRGTVATGRIERGIVKVGEEVQVVGYNSERKTIVTGVEMFRKLLDEGQAGDNVGLLLRGIDKKEIERGMVLAKPNSIKPHTKFLAEVYVLTKEEGGRHTPFFKGYRPQFYFRTTDVTGTIELPEGMEMVMPGDNIQMTIELIIPIAMEEAIRFAIREGGRTVGAGVVTKILA; this comes from the coding sequence ATGGGCAAGGCAAAGTTCGAGCGGAACAAGCCGCACGTGAACGTGGGAACGATCGGCCACGTCGACCACGGCAAGACGACGACGACGGCTGCTCTCACGAAGATCTCGGCGGAAACCTACGGCACGAAGTACATCCCGTATGACGAAGTCGCCAAGGCGTCCGAGTCGCAGGGCCGTCGCGACTCCACGAAGATCATGACCATCGCCACGTCGCACGTCGAGTACGAGACGGTGAACCGTCACTACGCGCACGTCGACTGTCCGGGCCACGCCGACTACGTGAAGAACATGATCACGGGTGCGGCGCAGATGGACGGCGCGATCCTGGTCGTGTCCGCCGTTGACGGTCCGATGCCGCAGACGCGCGAGCATATTCTCCTGGCTCGCCAGGTGAACGTGCCTTCGGTGTTGGTGTTCCTGAACAAGTGCGACCTCGTCGAAGACGAAGAGCTTCTCGACCTCGTCGAGCTCGAAGTCCGGGAGCTGCTCTCGAAGTACAACTATCCCGGTGACGACGCCCCGGTGATTCGTGGCTCGGCCATCAACGCGATCAACGGCGACCCGAAGTGGGTGGCCGAGTTCATGAAGCTGTTCGAGGCGCTGGACAACTACATCCCGCAGCCGATGCGTGAAGTGGACAAGCCGTTCCTCCTCCCGGTCGAAGACGTGTTCTCGATCACGGGTCGTGGTACGGTGGCGACGGGACGTATCGAGCGCGGCATCGTGAAGGTCGGCGAAGAAGTGCAGGTCGTCGGCTACAACAGCGAGCGCAAGACGATCGTCACCGGCGTCGAAATGTTCCGCAAGCTGCTGGACGAAGGACAGGCCGGTGACAACGTCGGTCTCCTCCTCCGCGGCATCGACAAGAAGGAAATCGAGCGCGGTATGGTGTTGGCCAAGCCGAACTCGATCAAGCCGCACACGAAGTTCCTGGCCGAGGTGTACGTCCTCACGAAGGAAGAGGGTGGCCGCCACACGCCGTTCTTCAAGGGTTACCGTCCGCAGTTCTACTTCCGCACGACGGACGTGACGGGCACCATCGAGCTTCCCGAAGGGATGGAGATGGTGATGCCGGGCGACAACATCCAGATGACGATCGAGTTGATCATCCCGATCGCGATGGAAGAGGCGATTCGCTTCGCCATCCGTGAGGGTGGTCGTACGGTCGGCGCCGGCGTCGTCACCAAGATCCTCGCCTAA
- the rpsJ gene encoding 30S ribosomal protein S10 yields MAGRIRIRLKAFDHAVIDQASADIVRTAEKTGASVSGPIPLPTKTQRWTVLRSPHVDKKSREQFELKTHKRVIDILDSRAGTVDALTKLDLPAGVDVEIKVE; encoded by the coding sequence ATGGCTGGCCGCATTCGTATTCGCCTCAAGGCTTTTGACCACGCCGTGATCGACCAGGCGTCGGCCGATATCGTTCGCACCGCTGAAAAGACGGGCGCCTCGGTGTCGGGACCGATTCCTCTTCCCACGAAGACGCAGCGTTGGACGGTGCTTCGCTCGCCGCACGTGGACAAGAAGTCGCGCGAGCAGTTTGAACTGAAGACGCACAAGCGCGTGATCGACATTCTCGATTCACGTGCTGGTACGGTAGACGCGCTGACGAAGCTCGATCTCCCGGCTGGTGTCGACGTCGAAATCAAGGTCGAGTAG
- the rplC gene encoding 50S ribosomal protein L3 has protein sequence MIGIIGKKLGMTQLFNEQGQQVPCTVVEATPNPVVKVMTQEKAGFAAVELGYGAQKLARENKKGERTPRGRRATQAEVGHAKKAGLDAPPTVLRSFRLDDAPGKNAEAPTYTVGDTITVGIFAPGEKVKVEGTSKGRGFQGVVKRYGFHGGPNTHGNTKHRKPGSIGAGTDPSRVIKGKKMPGQYGNVRHTAIGIRIEKIDAERNLIYLRGSVAGPTNGIVFVRKQS, from the coding sequence ATGATCGGCATTATCGGCAAGAAGCTGGGGATGACCCAGCTGTTTAACGAGCAGGGGCAGCAAGTGCCCTGCACCGTGGTGGAGGCCACGCCCAATCCCGTCGTGAAGGTGATGACGCAGGAGAAGGCGGGGTTTGCCGCGGTGGAGCTCGGATACGGCGCGCAGAAGCTCGCGCGAGAGAATAAGAAGGGTGAGCGCACGCCGCGCGGACGTCGCGCGACGCAGGCGGAAGTCGGACATGCGAAGAAGGCCGGGCTTGACGCCCCGCCGACCGTACTCCGCAGCTTCCGTCTCGACGACGCCCCGGGCAAGAACGCCGAGGCTCCGACGTACACGGTGGGCGATACGATCACGGTCGGTATCTTCGCGCCTGGCGAAAAGGTCAAGGTCGAAGGCACGTCGAAGGGCCGTGGATTCCAGGGCGTCGTGAAGCGTTATGGCTTCCACGGCGGACCGAACACGCACGGAAACACCAAGCACCGCAAGCCCGGCTCGATCGGCGCGGGCACGGATCCGTCGCGCGTTATCAAGGGCAAGAAGATGCCGGGCCAGTACGGCAACGTCCGTCACACGGCCATCGGTATTCGCATCGAGAAGATCGATGCTGAGCGCAACCTCATTTATCTGCGCGGCAGCGTGGCGGGGCCGACGAACGGCATCGTCTTCGTGCGGAAGCAGAGCTGA
- the rplD gene encoding 50S ribosomal protein L4, with the protein MTTETQTFQAPVFSAQGKQGGTRQLPEGMFDGTVNVPVMHQAVKAFLANRRQGTAKTKTRGEVTGGNQKPWKQKGTGRARQGSIRAPNWPGGGTVFGPIPRKYTQIVPKQVRALARKSALNARARENAVMLVDALNFSAPKTKSVLSLFESLGVAGKKVLLLTDGVKPNVYLSARNVAHAHVMPFSDVNTYHILWSDVVVIESSALTQTSAEA; encoded by the coding sequence ATGACCACGGAAACTCAGACCTTTCAGGCGCCTGTCTTCTCGGCGCAGGGCAAGCAGGGCGGTACCCGCCAGCTGCCCGAAGGCATGTTCGACGGCACGGTCAATGTGCCGGTCATGCACCAGGCGGTGAAGGCGTTCCTCGCCAACCGTCGCCAGGGCACGGCCAAGACCAAGACGCGCGGTGAAGTCACCGGCGGTAACCAGAAGCCGTGGAAACAGAAGGGCACGGGTCGGGCTCGTCAGGGCTCCATTCGCGCACCGAACTGGCCGGGCGGTGGTACGGTGTTCGGTCCGATCCCGCGCAAGTACACGCAGATCGTGCCGAAGCAGGTTCGTGCCTTGGCGCGCAAGAGCGCGCTGAATGCGCGGGCCCGCGAGAACGCGGTCATGCTGGTGGACGCGCTCAACTTCAGCGCGCCCAAGACGAAGTCGGTGCTCAGCTTGTTCGAGTCGCTTGGCGTGGCCGGGAAGAAGGTGCTGCTCCTCACGGACGGCGTGAAGCCGAACGTGTACTTGAGCGCCCGCAACGTGGCGCACGCCCACGTGATGCCGTTCAGCGATGTGAACACCTATCACATCCTGTGGTCGGACGTCGTCGTGATCGAGTCGTCGGCACTTACCCAGACTTCGGCGGAGGCGTAA
- a CDS encoding 50S ribosomal protein L23 — MATIHRTIMRPIITERSSAAYQDRGEYTFEVAPDANKYSIKAAVEQLFGVKVTGVWTSNARGKSRRVGQSIGRRPHTKKAIVKLRDGDTIAIFEG; from the coding sequence ATGGCGACTATTCATCGCACCATCATGCGCCCGATCATCACGGAACGCAGCTCGGCTGCGTACCAGGATCGTGGCGAGTACACGTTCGAAGTGGCGCCCGACGCCAATAAGTATTCCATCAAGGCGGCCGTCGAGCAGCTGTTCGGCGTGAAGGTGACTGGTGTCTGGACGTCGAATGCGCGTGGCAAGTCGCGTCGCGTCGGCCAGTCGATCGGTCGCCGTCCACATACCAAGAAGGCGATTGTGAAGCTGCGTGACGGCGACACCATCGCGATCTTCGAGGGCTGA
- the rplB gene encoding 50S ribosomal protein L2 — translation MGIRQFKPVSKGSRFRSVSDFAEITRSTPEKSLVEPLKKSGGRDNHGHISMRRIGGGHKRMYRLIDFKRNKHGMPAVVKEIEYDPNRSARIALVEYTDGEKRYILHPKGLKQGDTIVAGPGSDFRVGNAMPLKEVPLGTQVHNIELKIGKGGQMARSAGAFAQVVAKEGEYVTLRMGSTEMRLVHGNCTATIGEVGNSEHELQSHGKAGKSRWLGKRPKVRGEVMNPVDHPHGGRTRGGRNVVSPWGKPEGVKTRNKKKASTRLIVRGRKRGRATQ, via the coding sequence ATGGGTATTCGTCAGTTCAAGCCGGTCAGCAAGGGTTCACGCTTCCGCTCGGTGTCGGATTTCGCCGAGATCACGCGTTCGACGCCCGAGAAGTCGCTGGTCGAGCCTCTCAAGAAGTCGGGTGGCCGCGACAATCACGGTCACATCTCCATGCGTCGCATCGGCGGTGGACACAAGCGGATGTACCGCCTCATCGATTTCAAGCGCAACAAGCACGGCATGCCGGCGGTTGTGAAGGAAATCGAGTACGATCCGAATCGCTCGGCGCGCATCGCGCTGGTCGAGTACACGGACGGCGAGAAGCGCTACATCCTGCACCCGAAGGGACTCAAGCAGGGTGACACGATCGTGGCGGGCCCGGGAAGCGATTTCCGTGTCGGCAACGCGATGCCCCTGAAGGAAGTGCCGCTCGGTACGCAGGTGCACAATATCGAGCTCAAGATCGGCAAGGGCGGCCAGATGGCGCGCTCGGCCGGCGCCTTCGCCCAGGTCGTGGCGAAGGAAGGCGAGTATGTGACGCTCCGTATGGGCAGCACCGAAATGCGCCTGGTGCACGGCAACTGCACCGCGACGATCGGCGAAGTCGGCAACTCGGAGCATGAGCTGCAGTCGCACGGCAAGGCGGGTAAGAGCCGCTGGCTGGGCAAGCGTCCGAAGGTCCGTGGTGAAGTGATGAACCCGGTGGATCACCCGCACGGTGGACGTACGCGTGGCGGCCGGAACGTGGTCAGCCCGTGGGGCAAGCCCGAGGGCGTCAAGACGCGCAATAAGAAGAAGGCTTCAACGCGTCTCATCGTGCGCGGCCGCAAGCGCGGCCGGGCGACGCAGTAA
- the rpsS gene encoding 30S ribosomal protein S19 gives MSRSIKKGPFVAERLEAKVIAMNGRSEKKVVKTWSRASTILPEFVGHTFAVHNGNKFIPVYVTENMVGHKLGEFSPTRLFRGHAGQKTDAKKPAGKGGK, from the coding sequence ATGTCCAGAAGCATTAAGAAGGGTCCGTTCGTCGCTGAGCGCCTCGAAGCTAAGGTGATCGCCATGAACGGCCGCAGCGAGAAGAAGGTGGTCAAGACGTGGTCTCGGGCGAGCACGATTCTCCCGGAGTTCGTCGGCCACACGTTCGCGGTGCACAACGGGAACAAGTTCATCCCGGTGTACGTGACGGAAAACATGGTCGGTCATAAGCTCGGTGAATTCTCGCCGACGCGTCTGTTCCGCGGTCACGCGGGACAGAAGACCGACGCCAAGAAGCCCGCTGGCAAGGGAGGCAAGTAA
- the rplV gene encoding 50S ribosomal protein L22: MAKALKTGTEARAIQRTARQSPYKMRLVIDQIRGQRVNDALAILKFSKKGAAKQIEKTLASAVANAEQAARAANTSLDVDALVITKAIVNEGPKLKRWMPAAMGRATPIAKRTSHIEIIVAEAVR; this comes from the coding sequence ATGGCCAAGGCTTTGAAGACCGGCACTGAAGCGCGCGCGATTCAGCGCACGGCGCGTCAGTCTCCGTACAAGATGCGGCTGGTGATCGACCAGATCCGCGGTCAGCGTGTGAACGACGCGTTGGCGATTCTCAAGTTCTCGAAGAAGGGTGCGGCCAAGCAGATCGAGAAGACGCTGGCCAGCGCCGTTGCGAACGCAGAGCAGGCAGCCCGTGCTGCCAACACGTCGCTGGATGTCGACGCGCTGGTGATCACGAAGGCTATCGTGAACGAGGGTCCGAAGCTGAAGCGTTGGATGCCGGCGGCCATGGGTCGTGCGACGCCAATTGCCAAGCGGACGAGCCACATCGAGATCATCGTGGCGGAGGCGGTGCGCTAA
- the rpsC gene encoding 30S ribosomal protein S3, producing MGQKTNPIGFRLGVTKNWRSTWYAKKEMPALLKEDALLRKYLKARLENAAISDVTIERKPGKVVVTIHTGRPGVVIGKKGAEVDKLRDELAQLTGKEVGINVEEIKRPEVEAQLVADNIAAQLSQRISFRRAMKRAVQSAMRMGALGIKVKAGGRLGGAEIARTEGYMEGRVPLHTLRADIDYATSTAKTTYGTIGVKVWIFKGEIVEDRRGKTYSTGN from the coding sequence ATGGGACAAAAGACTAATCCGATCGGGTTCCGCCTCGGTGTCACGAAGAACTGGCGCTCGACCTGGTACGCGAAGAAAGAGATGCCGGCGCTGCTCAAGGAAGACGCGCTGCTCCGCAAGTACCTGAAGGCTCGTCTCGAGAATGCGGCCATTTCGGACGTGACGATCGAGCGCAAGCCGGGCAAGGTCGTGGTCACGATTCACACCGGTCGTCCGGGCGTGGTGATCGGCAAGAAGGGCGCGGAAGTCGACAAGCTGCGTGATGAGCTCGCACAGCTCACGGGCAAGGAAGTCGGCATCAACGTCGAAGAGATCAAGCGTCCGGAAGTCGAGGCGCAGCTGGTGGCCGACAACATTGCGGCGCAGCTCTCTCAGCGTATCTCGTTCCGTCGCGCGATGAAGCGCGCGGTGCAGAGCGCGATGCGGATGGGCGCCCTTGGTATCAAGGTGAAGGCCGGTGGCCGTCTTGGCGGTGCCGAAATCGCGCGAACGGAAGGGTACATGGAAGGCCGGGTGCCCCTTCATACACTGCGCGCCGACATCGATTACGCCACGAGCACGGCGAAGACCACGTACGGCACCATCGGTGTCAAGGTGTGGATCTTCAAGGGTGAGATCGTGGAAGATCGTCGCGGCAAGACCTACTCGACCGGCAACTGA
- the rplP gene encoding 50S ribosomal protein L16 has translation MLSPKRVKFRKMFKGRMTGLAHRGSEVSFGTFGLQALEPAWVTSRQIEACRVAMTRHIKRGGKVWIRIFPDKPITKKPAETRMGKGKGSPEMWVAVVKPGRVMFEIEGVTRELAETAMGLAAAKLGVKTKFVAREEAVTE, from the coding sequence ATGCTGAGTCCGAAGCGGGTCAAGTTCCGCAAGATGTTCAAGGGCCGCATGACTGGGCTCGCGCACCGTGGATCGGAGGTGTCGTTCGGCACCTTTGGTTTGCAGGCGCTGGAGCCGGCATGGGTCACGAGCCGTCAGATCGAAGCGTGCCGCGTCGCGATGACGCGTCACATCAAGCGTGGCGGTAAGGTGTGGATCCGGATTTTCCCGGACAAGCCGATCACGAAGAAGCCGGCCGAAACGCGCATGGGTAAGGGCAAGGGATCGCCCGAAATGTGGGTGGCGGTGGTGAAGCCGGGCCGAGTGATGTTCGAGATCGAAGGCGTGACGCGGGAACTTGCCGAAACGGCAATGGGCCTGGCCGCCGCGAAGCTCGGCGTGAAGACCAAGTTTGTTGCCCGTGAGGAGGCGGTGACCGAATGA
- the rpmC gene encoding 50S ribosomal protein L29, which translates to MKSEEIRALAENDLVARIAELEEERFRLKFRSGTEALEEPLRLRSIRRDIARLKTVQRERQLATRGR; encoded by the coding sequence ATGAAGAGTGAAGAGATCCGCGCGCTCGCGGAAAACGACCTGGTGGCCCGTATCGCCGAACTTGAGGAGGAGCGTTTCCGCCTCAAGTTCCGGAGCGGCACCGAAGCGCTGGAAGAGCCGCTGCGGTTGCGCAGCATCCGCAGGGACATTGCGCGCCTCAAGACGGTGCAGCGCGAGCGTCAGCTCGCGACCCGTGGCCGCTAA